In Glycine soja cultivar W05 chromosome 10, ASM419377v2, whole genome shotgun sequence, the genomic stretch tgtaattttgtcatCTTGAGGAATGCGttggaaattttttattatcttcttGAATTGTTACATGAGCAGGAGCGATGAGTTGGATGGTTAAGATTGGAGGGAAGAGGATATAAGGTGAGTTGCATGGTTAAGATGAGAGAAAAGAGGGGAAAAGTTGCCTGTTCGATTCCTTCTGCTGACAAAAACTAACACACTAACATTTAACATTTGccgataataaaaaaaacatgaacagGAGTGAATTGATTGGCATTGGAGTAAATTGATAATTGATTTAACTTGTTTTTCAGATGTTCTTATATGATTCATATTAacttactcatttttttttttacattgccAGTGCAGTTTGGAGTGAAAATGTCTACCTCAAGGCCTAGCCAATCATCCAGCAATTCAAGGAGATCAAGACATAGTGCTAGAATGGCTCAGGCAACTGTAGATGCAAAAATCCATGCAACTTTTGAGGAGTCCGGTAGTTCCTTTGATTACTCCAGTTCGGTGCGCGTCTCTGGTACAGCTGATGGAGTCAATCAACCAAGGTCTGACAAAGTTACAACAGCTTACCTCAATCACATGCAGAGAGGCAAGATGATTCAGCCTTTTGGTTGCTTGTTGGCCATTGATGAGAAAACATGTAAGGTCATTGCATACAGTGAGAACGCGCCCGAAATGCTGACCATGGTTAGCCATGCTGTCCCCAGTGTTGGTGACCACCCTGCCCTTGGCATTGGCACTGACATAAAAACTCTATTCACTGCACCAAGTGTTTCTGGATTGCAGAAGGCTCTAGGATGTGCGGACGTTTCGCTTCTTAACCCCATACTTGTCCATTGCAAGACCTCTGGGAAGCCCTTTTATGCAATTGTCCATCGCGTCACTGGTAGTTTGATTGTTGACTTTGAGCCAGTCAAGCCTTATGAAGTTCCCATGACTGCAGCAGGTGCCTTGCAATCTTACAAGCTTGCTGCCAAAGCAATTACCCGATTGCAATCATTGCCTAGTGGGAACATGGAAAGACTATGTGATACTATGGTTCAGGAAGTTTTTGAACTCACAGGTTATGATAGGGTGATGGCTTATAAATTTCATGAGGATGATCATGGAGAGGTGATTGCTGAGATAACAAAGCCCGGTCTTGAGCCATATCTGGGTTTGCACTATCCAGCCACCGACATTCCCCAGGCTTCACGCTTTTTATTTAGGAAGAACAAGGTTCGTATGATAGTTGACTGTCATGCAAAACACGTGAGGGTTCTTCAAGATGAAAAACtccaatttgatttgattttgtgtGGTTCCACCTTAAGAGCTCCTCATAGTTGCCACGCGCAGTACATGGCTAACATGGATTCAATTGCTTCCCTGGTTTTGGCAGTTGTAGTCAATGACAACGAAGAAGATGGGGACACTGATGCTGTTCAGCCACAAAAGAGGGAGAGACTTTGGGGTTTGGTAGTTTGCCATAACACTACTCCCAGGTTTGTTCCCTTTCCTCTAAGGTATGCTTGTGAATTTCTGGCTCAAGTATTTGCCGTCCATGTGCACAAAGAAATAGAGTTAGAATATCAGATTATTGAGAAGAATATCCTGCGCACCCAGGCACTCTTGTGTATGCTGATGCGAGATGCACCCCTAGGAATTGTATCAGAGAGTCCTAATATAATGGATCTAGTTAAATGTGATGGAGCTGCCCTCATATACAGGAACAAAGTATGGAGATTAGGAGTGACACCAAGTGAACCCCAGATAAGAGAGATAGCTTTGTGGTTGTCTGAGTACCATATGGATTCCACAGGCTTTAGTACAGATAGCTTGTTTGATGCAGGGTTCCCATCGGCTCTTTCTCTGGGTGATGTTGTGTGTGGAATGGCATCTGTTAGAGTAACTGCAAAAGACATGGTATTTTGGTTTCGGTCACACACTGCTGCAGAAATCCGATGGGGTGGTGCAAAGCATGAGGCTGGAGAAAAAGATGATAGTAGGAGGATGCATCCAAGATCATCATTCAAGGCTTTCCTTGAAGTTGTGAAGGCAAGGAGTTTACCTTGGAAGGAATATGAAATGGATGCTATTCATTCCTTGCAGATAATACTGAGAAATGCATTCAAAGAAGATACCGAGAGTTTGGATTTAAACGCAAAAGCAATTAATACAAGACTAAGTGATTTGAAGATTGAAGGGATAAACGATTTGAAGATTGAAAGGATGCAGGAACTGGAAGCAGTGACAAGTGAGATCGTTAGGTTGATTGACACAGCAACAGTGCCTATTTTGGCCGTTGATGTTGATGGGCTGGTCAATGGGTGGAACATAAAAATTGCTGAGTTGACGGGTCTTCCAATTGGTGAAGCTACTGGAAAGCATTTACTCACACTTGTTGAGGATTCTTCAACTGATAGAGTCAAGAAGATGCTTAACTTAGCACTGCTAGGtatgtctttttttctttctctatctTATCCTTCt encodes the following:
- the LOC114372607 gene encoding phytochrome A isoform X1, with the translated sequence MPWWSLVTLTVVVVSLKKTRGGWVPWLLLLPTPLFFILTLSLIASFPLFPLFRFQVQFGVKMSTSRPSQSSSNSRRSRHSARMAQATVDAKIHATFEESGSSFDYSSSVRVSGTADGVNQPRSDKVTTAYLNHMQRGKMIQPFGCLLAIDEKTCKVIAYSENAPEMLTMVSHAVPSVGDHPALGIGTDIKTLFTAPSVSGLQKALGCADVSLLNPILVHCKTSGKPFYAIVHRVTGSLIVDFEPVKPYEVPMTAAGALQSYKLAAKAITRLQSLPSGNMERLCDTMVQEVFELTGYDRVMAYKFHEDDHGEVIAEITKPGLEPYLGLHYPATDIPQASRFLFRKNKVRMIVDCHAKHVRVLQDEKLQFDLILCGSTLRAPHSCHAQYMANMDSIASLVLAVVVNDNEEDGDTDAVQPQKRERLWGLVVCHNTTPRFVPFPLRYACEFLAQVFAVHVHKEIELEYQIIEKNILRTQALLCMLMRDAPLGIVSESPNIMDLVKCDGAALIYRNKVWRLGVTPSEPQIREIALWLSEYHMDSTGFSTDSLFDAGFPSALSLGDVVCGMASVRVTAKDMVFWFRSHTAAEIRWGGAKHEAGEKDDSRRMHPRSSFKAFLEVVKARSLPWKEYEMDAIHSLQIILRNAFKEDTESLDLNAKAINTRLSDLKIEGINDLKIERMQELEAVTSEIVRLIDTATVPILAVDVDGLVNGWNIKIAELTGLPIGEATGKHLLTLVEDSSTDRVKKMLNLALLGEEEKNVQFEIKTHGSKMDSGPISLVVNACASRDLRDNVVGVCFVAHDITAQKNVMDKFIRIEGDYKAIVQNRNPLIPPIFGTDEFGWCCEWNPAMMKLTGWKREEVMDKMLLGEIFGTQMAACRLKNQEAFVNLGVVLNKAMTGSETEKVPFGFFARNGKYVECLLSVSKKLDVEGLVTGVFCFLQLASPELQQALHIQRLSEQTASKRLNALSYMKRQIRNPLCGIVFSRKMLEGTDLGTEQKQLLRTSAQCQQQLSKILDDSDLDTIIDGYLDLEMAEFTLHEVLVTSLSQVMTKSNGKSIRIVNDVAGHIMMETLYGDSLRLQQVLADFLLISINFTPNGGQVVVAGSLTKEQLGKSVHLVKLELSITHGGSGVPEVLLNQMFGNNGLESEEGISLLISRKLLKLMNGDVRYLREAGKSAFILSAELAAAHNLKA
- the LOC114372607 gene encoding phytochrome A isoform X2 translates to MSTSRPSQSSSNSRRSRHSARMAQATVDAKIHATFEESGSSFDYSSSVRVSGTADGVNQPRSDKVTTAYLNHMQRGKMIQPFGCLLAIDEKTCKVIAYSENAPEMLTMVSHAVPSVGDHPALGIGTDIKTLFTAPSVSGLQKALGCADVSLLNPILVHCKTSGKPFYAIVHRVTGSLIVDFEPVKPYEVPMTAAGALQSYKLAAKAITRLQSLPSGNMERLCDTMVQEVFELTGYDRVMAYKFHEDDHGEVIAEITKPGLEPYLGLHYPATDIPQASRFLFRKNKVRMIVDCHAKHVRVLQDEKLQFDLILCGSTLRAPHSCHAQYMANMDSIASLVLAVVVNDNEEDGDTDAVQPQKRERLWGLVVCHNTTPRFVPFPLRYACEFLAQVFAVHVHKEIELEYQIIEKNILRTQALLCMLMRDAPLGIVSESPNIMDLVKCDGAALIYRNKVWRLGVTPSEPQIREIALWLSEYHMDSTGFSTDSLFDAGFPSALSLGDVVCGMASVRVTAKDMVFWFRSHTAAEIRWGGAKHEAGEKDDSRRMHPRSSFKAFLEVVKARSLPWKEYEMDAIHSLQIILRNAFKEDTESLDLNAKAINTRLSDLKIEGINDLKIERMQELEAVTSEIVRLIDTATVPILAVDVDGLVNGWNIKIAELTGLPIGEATGKHLLTLVEDSSTDRVKKMLNLALLGEEEKNVQFEIKTHGSKMDSGPISLVVNACASRDLRDNVVGVCFVAHDITAQKNVMDKFIRIEGDYKAIVQNRNPLIPPIFGTDEFGWCCEWNPAMMKLTGWKREEVMDKMLLGEIFGTQMAACRLKNQEAFVNLGVVLNKAMTGSETEKVPFGFFARNGKYVECLLSVSKKLDVEGLVTGVFCFLQLASPELQQALHIQRLSEQTASKRLNALSYMKRQIRNPLCGIVFSRKMLEGTDLGTEQKQLLRTSAQCQQQLSKILDDSDLDTIIDGYLDLEMAEFTLHEVLVTSLSQVMTKSNGKSIRIVNDVAGHIMMETLYGDSLRLQQVLADFLLISINFTPNGGQVVVAGSLTKEQLGKSVHLVKLELSITHGGSGVPEVLLNQMFGNNGLESEEGISLLISRKLLKLMNGDVRYLREAGKSAFILSAELAAAHNLKA